In Prosthecochloris sp. GSB1, the following proteins share a genomic window:
- the rdgB gene encoding RdgB/HAM1 family non-canonical purine NTP pyrophosphatase has protein sequence MQTENEQDAVLIVLATSNRDKVREIRPLLEHLSHNVRVTTLCEIGSETRIDETETTLEGNARLKAETIFALLSERYPWLIALADDTGLEVAALDGAPGVYSARYAPVDNERSPTYEDNVRHLLAMMRNERNREASFRTVIAMKGRIPGSNGPVTFEKTVEGSVKGEITRQKTGDNGFGYDPVFWVNSAGATFAQMSTEEKNSLSHRSRAVLKAVNALGAVFEKSR, from the coding sequence ATGCAAACGGAAAACGAACAAGACGCCGTCCTCATCGTACTCGCCACCTCGAACCGCGACAAGGTAAGGGAAATCCGGCCCCTGCTCGAACATCTGTCGCATAACGTTCGCGTGACGACGCTTTGCGAAATCGGCTCGGAAACCCGTATCGACGAGACGGAAACAACGCTGGAAGGCAACGCGAGACTGAAAGCGGAAACGATTTTCGCACTCCTCTCTGAACGTTATCCCTGGCTGATCGCCCTTGCCGACGATACAGGCCTCGAAGTCGCAGCCCTCGACGGCGCCCCCGGGGTTTACTCTGCCCGTTACGCGCCCGTCGACAATGAGCGTTCACCGACCTACGAAGACAATGTGCGCCACCTGCTCGCAATGATGAGGAACGAGCGCAACCGCGAAGCGTCCTTCCGAACCGTGATCGCCATGAAAGGGCGTATCCCCGGCAGCAACGGACCGGTAACGTTCGAAAAAACCGTCGAGGGATCGGTGAAAGGCGAGATAACCAGGCAAAAAACGGGTGATAACGGTTTTGGATATGATCCGGTGTTTTGGGTAAATTCGGCAGGCGCCACGTTCGCCCAGATGAGCACCGAAGAAAAAAACAGCCTCAGCCACCGCTCACGCGCCGTCCTGAAAGCCGTGAACGCTCTCGGCGCCGTTTTCGAGAAAAGCCGCTAA
- a CDS encoding pyridoxine 5'-phosphate synthase has protein sequence MRLAVNIDHIATLRNARNEQQPDPVTAASAAELSGASGIVCHLREDRRHIRDRDLERLRESVTTKLDLEMAMTDEMQRIAVRTKPELVTLVPEKREELTTEGGFDIEGHYDRLREFIPPLRDSGIEVSIFIEPEKRAVELAASAGADIVELHTGPYSLKKSHADIEAELERLGKTAAFARDAGLRVVAGHGLNYYNIEPFRTIGGIEEISIGHAIIARAAIVGMERAVREMIRLVNTPA, from the coding sequence ATGAGACTCGCCGTCAATATCGACCATATCGCCACCCTGCGCAATGCACGAAACGAACAGCAGCCCGATCCGGTAACCGCCGCCTCGGCAGCCGAGCTCAGCGGAGCCTCGGGTATCGTTTGCCATCTCCGCGAAGACCGCCGGCATATCAGGGACCGGGATCTCGAACGCTTGCGGGAATCCGTCACGACGAAACTGGACCTTGAAATGGCGATGACCGATGAAATGCAGCGCATTGCCGTTCGAACGAAGCCTGAACTGGTGACGCTCGTACCTGAAAAGCGCGAGGAACTCACCACTGAAGGCGGATTCGATATCGAGGGCCATTACGATCGCCTGAGGGAATTCATTCCGCCGCTCCGGGATTCGGGTATCGAGGTCAGCATTTTCATCGAACCGGAGAAACGCGCAGTGGAACTTGCAGCAAGCGCCGGAGCCGATATCGTCGAACTCCACACGGGCCCCTATTCCCTGAAAAAAAGCCATGCCGACATCGAAGCCGAACTTGAACGGCTGGGCAAGACGGCGGCTTTCGCCCGTGACGCCGGACTCCGGGTCGTTGCGGGGCACGGCCTCAACTACTACAACATCGAACCGTTCAGAACAATAGGGGGAATCGAGGAGATCAGCATAGGTCACGCCATCATCGCCAGGGCAGCGATCGTCGGCATGGAACGGGCGGTCAGGGAAATGATTCGGCTCGTCAACACCCCTGCATAA
- a CDS encoding endonuclease MutS2, with product MNEVTRKKLDFDSIANHVSGFCLSDMGRDKLVTAEPLHDRSWLETELQRVLELRLFIEEGLPLPFSSLPDTRPVLRKLEMIDSSLDPFELLAVHDLLLASAQLRKFLFRNRETYPAVNGLTIQLWLEKSLQYAIMRAVDGQGRVRDTASDGLLAIRADLSSGRARLRTKMERLQKRCQANGWLMEDTVAMKNGKLVLGLKVEYRYKLPGFIQDYSQTGQTVFIEPAETLEMSNRIQELEIDERREIERILRELSSLVGEELENIRHNQSLMAVFDSLYARARFAADTSSVLPSLSEGRLLRIVRGFNPWLLVTHRKKGRQVFPLDMELSGAERALVISGPNAGGKSVAMKTVGLLCCMLQHGYLVPCSESSVFPLFDGIHIEIGDEQSIENDLSTFSSHLEQVRGILVLATSRSLVLIDELCSGTDVEEGGAIARAVIEELLARGSTLFVTTHLGSLKAYAHEREGAVNGAMEFDRESLSPSFRFLKGLPGSSFAFAMVRRMGFGDDFLRTAERFLHGKTADLDGVLDDLRAVLEENRRLKGSLERERAELAEEGRRLRKTADEIDRRHLSMKTERARELRREIEEAKKAIREIVREVREHPEREAVEKGRRKLDLHKKELLKEEAVARQETTGVPEGDAAPRKGDLVRVLSTRTTGEVVALQEKEATVQCGAFRLTTSLENLEKISRRGAKELSRDDQARHSGGGWSSRVGSLESTTLDLRGMTGDEAVSAIERFIDRLILNRMRQGTIIHGKGSGALRRRVSVCLKQHPAVREFRIGDWAEGGSGVTIIEL from the coding sequence ATGAACGAAGTTACCAGAAAAAAACTTGATTTCGACAGCATAGCGAACCACGTATCGGGGTTCTGTCTTTCAGACATGGGGCGCGACAAGCTCGTGACGGCGGAACCGCTGCATGACCGGTCTTGGCTTGAAACAGAGCTGCAAAGGGTTCTTGAACTCAGGCTTTTTATCGAGGAAGGGCTGCCGTTGCCGTTTTCGTCGTTGCCCGATACGCGCCCGGTGCTCAGGAAACTTGAAATGATAGACAGCAGCCTCGATCCTTTCGAGCTGCTTGCGGTCCATGACCTTCTGCTTGCGTCGGCGCAGCTTCGGAAGTTCCTTTTCCGGAACAGGGAGACCTATCCTGCGGTGAACGGGCTGACGATACAGCTCTGGCTCGAGAAGTCTCTCCAGTATGCGATCATGCGTGCCGTGGACGGGCAGGGCCGGGTACGGGACACCGCAAGCGACGGTCTGCTCGCCATACGGGCCGACCTGTCGTCGGGCAGGGCTCGGCTGCGTACGAAAATGGAACGCCTGCAGAAACGGTGCCAGGCGAACGGCTGGCTGATGGAGGATACGGTGGCCATGAAAAACGGGAAACTGGTGCTCGGCCTCAAAGTGGAATACCGCTACAAGCTGCCGGGTTTTATCCAGGATTATTCACAGACGGGTCAGACCGTGTTTATCGAACCCGCCGAGACGCTCGAAATGAGCAACAGGATACAGGAACTCGAGATCGATGAACGCCGGGAGATCGAGAGAATACTGAGGGAACTCTCGAGCCTTGTCGGCGAAGAACTCGAAAACATCCGGCATAATCAGTCGCTCATGGCTGTCTTCGACAGCCTCTACGCGAGGGCTCGCTTCGCCGCCGACACCTCTTCCGTGCTTCCTTCGCTTTCGGAAGGCCGTTTGCTGCGCATTGTCCGGGGATTCAACCCGTGGCTGCTTGTGACGCACCGCAAAAAGGGCCGGCAGGTGTTTCCGCTGGATATGGAGCTTTCCGGCGCCGAGCGGGCCCTGGTCATTTCCGGTCCGAACGCGGGAGGAAAATCGGTTGCGATGAAGACCGTTGGCCTGCTCTGTTGCATGTTGCAGCACGGTTATCTGGTGCCCTGTAGCGAAAGTTCTGTTTTTCCTCTCTTCGACGGCATTCACATCGAAATCGGCGACGAACAGTCGATAGAGAACGACCTTTCCACATTCAGCTCACATCTCGAACAGGTGAGGGGGATCCTCGTTTTGGCTACGTCGCGGAGCCTCGTGCTGATTGACGAGCTCTGTTCGGGCACGGATGTCGAGGAGGGGGGAGCCATAGCGCGCGCGGTCATCGAGGAGTTGCTGGCGAGGGGCTCGACACTGTTCGTCACGACGCATCTCGGTTCGCTGAAGGCGTACGCGCATGAACGGGAGGGGGCCGTGAACGGCGCGATGGAGTTCGACAGGGAGTCTCTCAGCCCCTCGTTCAGATTTCTCAAGGGACTGCCGGGAAGCAGTTTCGCTTTCGCCATGGTTCGCCGGATGGGTTTCGGAGACGATTTCCTGAGGACGGCCGAACGTTTCCTGCACGGCAAGACGGCCGATCTCGATGGCGTTCTCGACGATCTGAGAGCCGTGCTCGAGGAAAACCGCCGCCTGAAGGGATCGCTTGAACGGGAGCGCGCGGAGCTTGCCGAGGAAGGCCGCCGTCTGCGGAAAACAGCCGACGAAATTGACAGGCGGCATCTGTCGATGAAAACTGAACGCGCAAGGGAACTGCGGCGGGAGATCGAAGAGGCGAAGAAAGCGATCCGCGAGATCGTGCGCGAGGTCAGGGAGCATCCTGAACGCGAGGCCGTGGAAAAGGGGAGGCGGAAGCTCGATCTCCACAAGAAAGAACTTCTAAAGGAAGAGGCGGTGGCCCGTCAGGAAACTACCGGAGTCCCTGAAGGGGATGCGGCACCGCGGAAAGGGGACCTGGTCCGGGTTCTTTCGACCCGCACTACGGGAGAGGTGGTGGCATTGCAGGAAAAAGAGGCGACCGTTCAGTGCGGCGCCTTTCGTCTGACAACCTCACTCGAAAACCTCGAGAAGATATCGCGGCGCGGGGCGAAAGAACTTTCGCGCGACGATCAGGCGCGCCATTCGGGCGGAGGTTGGTCGTCCAGGGTCGGGAGTCTCGAATCGACCACCCTCGATCTTCGTGGCATGACCGGAGACGAGGCTGTTTCGGCGATCGAACGTTTTATCGACAGGTTGATCCTGAATCGCATGCGTCAGGGAACAATAATCCA